TACATTTTTTTTGTTTAAACAAATGGTGTGGAATCGCTTGTCGGCAACGGCGTTGTGCCTGTGCCGAAGACAAAAAAACAGTACTGAAGCAAAGCAGCAAAAGTGAGCAAATGATGGTAGTACACCTTGTTATCATAGTAGTAAACGGTTTTTGTTTCTCTGGTATTAGCAGAGAAGGTTTAATGAATGATTTTGTCACCCTTACGCAGGTAAAAATCTCTCGCGTCCTGGTTTTTATACTATGATCGCTTACCCTTATACAAGGTATTATTTGTGTGGTACAACTATGTGAAAAGCGCAATTTTGTCGTTAAAATGTACTAAATTTACTTTGCTATAAAAAAGGATCGCTTTGCTCGGTTTTATCCAGTGAGCTTGCCTCTTTTTGAATAGTTTTTAAGTCTTTAAAAAATGCTCAAGCGAATGTATGAAAACCAATATTGAGAAAATATTCCAGTGGTTGGTAAGCAGCAACAAAGCAAACCACGCATTGGCAATGCAATTGGTAAAGTCGTAAATAATAGAGGAAATTAACTTGTTTGCACATCAAGGTCTGGTGAAGCATGATGATATGCTCCTGCCTTGGGCAGTGTCTTCACACCCGATTGAAACCTCGAATTTTGCTTCAGAGAGATTTCTCATTTTTTAGAAAGCTGTACTCAGCCTTACAGGGTTTTCTTATAAAAGGATCTTTAGGAGAATATACCCCCGAAAAACCATATTTCCGCCTCGGGTGGTGTCTCCACGCCCGATCGAAACCTCGTGCTTTGCAAGTTTCAGAGAGGTTGCTCATTTTTCATAAGAAAGCCCTAAATTGAGGTTATGTCGTAACTCCAATTTTACAACTTTTTTCTTTACTCTCATTTTTATAAGAAAGCCCTACTCAGCCTTATGATGTTCAAAGTAAATTATTTAGTGCAAAAGTAACGCTATCCGATAATTTAGATAGTTACTAAAACCACCTTGTTTTGAAATGATAAGTATAGTTAAGATATTGATTGTTAATATCTTAACTATACTTGCACTGTTAGTTTTTAGAATCTGTTGGTTTTGCTTGTTCTACAGCTAACCATAATACGGTACTAAATAAAGGCTTTTGCATTATTGCAAAATGAAAATTAGCAATTTAAAAAACTCGCTTCGCAAACCATCTCACAATAAAGCAATCAAACCATTTACATTTAATACGTCTTGGTCATACTACTGGGTACCGCAATGATATAATCTGCGAGATTTTTGTTTTTAGCCGAAAGGCTGCCCACCTCTGCTTGGCTTACTGTGGCAATGGTGACTACCTTTAGTTTCTTTTGTTTTTGTTTCAAATACCAACCAATCCCTTCAAAATTGTTGGAGTGGTAAGTACCATGAAAATGCAAAAAGGTTTGCTTTTTTTTGCGGTTTTTTAAGATAAAGTGCGCCATTGTAGCATCTTTGATTGCCTGTGCCCGGGCAAAGTTTTGTGGGCTCATGCCACCCATACTCCTGCCATGAGCACCTCCCATCATTTTTACCATATTGGCATAGCCCGGCAAGCTCAGGTCTACTTTGATAGGCAATGGAGCTACCCATTTTTTGGCGGTTTTAGAAAGTTTATCCAACCCTTCGAATCCCTTTTTAGACACTACGCTGGCATAACGCCTTGGAATATTGGTAGCCACAAAGTGTAATTTGTTTTTTTGGGCGAAGCTCACCAATGGGCGATAGTCAGTTGCGTGGTTGTTCCATACCTTCGCTTCCTTCTCGAAGTGTTTGCGCGAAATAATGCCTTGCAGGTATTCATTCATGAGCTCCTGGTTATCTGCCTCAAACATTTCGGCACCCAGTACCAATTTTTCTTTTTCGGCGGCATACAAATCTTGAGTTACCTCAAGCTGTAGCCAGTGGCTGATTGGGTTGTTGTGAATCTCGCCAAAGAGCACCACATCGGCATCTTTTAGCTCGGCGAGCATTTGGGCATAAGTCGTTTTTTTGCCGGTTTTGTCAAACAATTGGTAGGCTTTTTTGGCAGGGGCAAACCCCAACACTGCCACCAAAGCAAGCAGTGCCCCCCAAGATAGTATTGTGTTTTGCATATTTTAAAGTGTTTTTAATAGTCTACAGTGTCAACAGGTGCAAGTTTCAAGCGACAAGTCGCAAGCAAGCACCTGGTCTTCAGGTGTAATGTATCATAAAAGTGTCTTAACAACTATTGCGAAGCTACTAAGAATTGGGGAAGGGGGCAATTTAAATTTTTTGAACTGAGCTTAGCCCCATTTTACTACGCAAATAAACTCCCCACCACTAGCAAATAATCACAAGCTTTTGTACTTTGGAAGCTACCTGATTTTTCAAAATACAATCATGCAAATAATCGATTCTGCCATTTCATCGGTCACTGTGTTTGGCGACCGTGCCGAAGTAACCCGCACTGCCGATTTGAGCCTTGCTGCGGGCGAACACCTGCTTTTGTTTGACCGACTGCCCGAAAAAATAGAGCAAAAAAGTGTGCAAGTAAACGGCATAGGCAATGCGGTGCTGGCAAGTGTCAAGTTTAAAGTAGCCCATTATGAAGAAGTGCCCGACGAAGACAAAAAAGCACTCATGGATGAGCAACAAGTACTGGAAGACGAACTTGCCCATTTGCAAAATAAGAGCACCCGCCTGAGCAACGAAAAAAAGTTTATAGAGAACATTACGGTAAAACTGACCACCCCCATAGAAGATGATGTGCCCACGCTTGATCCTGCCGAATGGGACAAAATGTTTGCGTTTTATCAGCAAAAATCTGAGGCGTTGGATGAAGCAGTGCTTGCCAACGAAAAAGAGCAGCGTGTTTGGAAAAACAAGATAAAAAAGATAGCACAACAGCTGCAGGACTTGCGCTATGACGACACCCGCACCAAAAACCAAGTAGAAGTAATTGTACAGATGAAGGCCGAG
This sequence is a window from Microscilla marina ATCC 23134. Protein-coding genes within it:
- a CDS encoding ChaN family lipoprotein, with amino-acid sequence MQNTILSWGALLALVAVLGFAPAKKAYQLFDKTGKKTTYAQMLAELKDADVVLFGEIHNNPISHWLQLEVTQDLYAAEKEKLVLGAEMFEADNQELMNEYLQGIISRKHFEKEAKVWNNHATDYRPLVSFAQKNKLHFVATNIPRRYASVVSKKGFEGLDKLSKTAKKWVAPLPIKVDLSLPGYANMVKMMGGAHGRSMGGMSPQNFARAQAIKDATMAHFILKNRKKKQTFLHFHGTYHSNNFEGIGWYLKQKQKKLKVVTIATVSQAEVGSLSAKNKNLADYIIAVPSSMTKTY